Proteins encoded by one window of Candidatus Omnitrophota bacterium:
- a CDS encoding recombination regulator RecX, whose protein sequence is MEQDKARSYALRLLKYRPRTRKEILERLRKKNFSSESIEKTIQDLTDLGLIDDRAFVKFWINWRKEVNPRSKNFVLWELRQKGISPDLIEEEIKAISSEVDFLQAKELAKRRFEKFKYLTPDKAKRRIYGYLQRRGFAQEVIFEVIKTIFKS, encoded by the coding sequence ATGGAACAAGACAAAGCAAGAAGTTATGCGCTCCGTTTGCTTAAATATCGTCCACGCACAAGGAAAGAGATTTTAGAAAGGCTTAGGAAGAAGAATTTTTCTTCGGAATCGATAGAAAAGACAATTCAGGATTTAACAGATTTGGGTTTAATTGACGATAGAGCGTTTGTAAAGTTTTGGATTAACTGGAGAAAAGAAGTTAATCCGCGCAGTAAGAACTTTGTTTTGTGGGAGCTTCGTCAAAAAGGTATCTCGCCAGATTTGATTGAAGAAGAGATAAAGGCGATAAGTTCAGAAGTAGACTTTCTACAGGCAAAAGAACTGGCAAAAAGGCGGTTTGAAAAATTTAAATATCTCACACCTGATAAAGCCAAACGTCGTATATACGGGTATCTTCAAAGAAGGGGTTTCGCTCAAGAGGTGATTTTTGAGGTAATAAAGACGATATTCAAAAGTTAA
- the alaS gene encoding alanine--tRNA ligase gives MQTDEIRKKFLDFFSSKEHRIFPSSSLVPQDDPTVLFTTAGMNQFKEQFLGKITDFRRAASCQKCLRTDDLDKVGKTPSHHTFFEMLGNFSFGDYFKEEAITWAWEFVTQVLKISVAKLWVSVYLDDNIAYEVWEKKIKIDRNRIIRLGQEENFWPSNVVIEGPNGPCGPCSEIFFDQGEKTGCGRKDCNPSCNCGRFVEVWNLVFTQYNRLEDESGRGYLKPLPQQNIDTGMGLERISAVMQGVLTNFEIDILKPIVKEIKAEIRNPVSGNLSSIYAIADHTRAVVFAIGDGVLPSNEERGYVVRKLIRRAFWYGYCLGIKKEFLYRIVPIVTKAMSVPYPELEERRENISQIILAEEKRFQNTLEEGLNILDGLMGEVKKKNDKVIRGEDAFKLYDTYGFPLELTQLIAKREGLEVEREKFNLLMEEQRKRSQEKSKIRKEIFISEVADGSRIERINPTVFVGYDNFVIFTKVLGIFSKEEFIEEANSGEEVEIILEETPFYPEGGGQVGDTGLIETESVKVEIENTLRKGDHILHHGKVISGKISLNDKVNAKIDKERRLDITRNHTATHLLQFVLREVLGGHIQQSGSLVESERLRFDFSHFKAISEEQLGRIESRVNELIRNNNKLEFEFKNIEEAKRSGALAFFGEKYKEEVRVVKIGDYSKELCGGTHVNYTGEIGLFVIISESSIAQGVRRIEALTGRVAYNRISQMFAHIKGISSRYKISAEEVSNYIDNLREKLTSLEKETQELKLKIFEKIDLGKLMEEAKELGWVKIIFKRVDEPVEILRKYIDILKEKAKEDLCIIFSSLYEGKATVLVGLTKEITGVLEAGKIAQRISSLIGGSGGGRNDLAQAGTKDVDKINFINIDTVSELIKEFKK, from the coding sequence ATGCAGACAGATGAGATTCGGAAAAAATTTCTGGATTTTTTTTCCTCTAAGGAACACCGAATATTTCCTTCTTCTTCATTAGTTCCCCAAGACGACCCTACAGTTTTATTTACCACCGCAGGTATGAACCAGTTTAAAGAGCAGTTTTTGGGAAAGATTACTGATTTCCGCAGAGCGGCAAGCTGTCAGAAGTGCTTAAGGACAGATGATTTGGATAAGGTAGGTAAAACTCCCAGTCATCATACTTTTTTCGAAATGTTGGGCAATTTTTCTTTTGGTGATTATTTTAAAGAAGAAGCAATTACCTGGGCTTGGGAATTTGTTACGCAGGTTCTCAAAATCTCTGTGGCCAAACTTTGGGTTTCCGTCTATCTTGATGATAACATCGCGTATGAAGTCTGGGAGAAAAAAATAAAGATAGACAGAAATCGGATAATAAGGCTGGGACAAGAGGAAAATTTTTGGCCTTCTAATGTTGTTATTGAAGGTCCCAATGGTCCCTGCGGTCCTTGTTCTGAGATTTTCTTTGACCAAGGAGAAAAAACCGGCTGTGGTAGAAAGGACTGCAATCCCTCTTGTAATTGTGGTCGGTTTGTAGAGGTTTGGAATTTAGTCTTTACCCAATACAATCGCCTTGAGGATGAAAGTGGCAGAGGATATCTTAAACCCCTTCCCCAACAAAACATTGATACGGGAATGGGACTGGAGAGAATTTCCGCGGTTATGCAAGGAGTATTAACTAACTTTGAAATAGATATTCTTAAGCCGATAGTAAAAGAAATTAAAGCCGAAATTCGGAATCCAGTATCCGGAAACCTAAGTTCAATTTATGCTATTGCTGACCATACTCGGGCAGTAGTTTTTGCCATTGGCGATGGAGTTTTACCTTCTAATGAAGAAAGGGGTTATGTGGTAAGGAAGTTAATTCGTCGTGCATTTTGGTATGGATATTGTTTAGGCATAAAGAAGGAATTTCTTTATAGGATTGTTCCTATAGTTACCAAGGCAATGTCTGTGCCCTATCCTGAACTGGAGGAACGAAGAGAAAATATTTCTCAGATTATTCTTGCAGAGGAGAAGCGTTTTCAGAACACCCTGGAAGAGGGATTAAATATTTTAGATGGCTTAATGGGTGAGGTTAAGAAAAAAAATGACAAGGTAATAAGAGGAGAAGATGCTTTCAAATTGTATGATACTTATGGTTTTCCTCTTGAACTTACCCAGTTGATTGCCAAAAGAGAAGGTTTAGAAGTAGAGAGAGAAAAATTTAATCTGCTTATGGAAGAACAAAGAAAGCGTTCCCAAGAAAAGAGTAAAATCAGGAAAGAAATTTTTATTTCTGAAGTTGCCGATGGTTCCAGAATTGAGAGGATTAATCCCACGGTATTTGTGGGTTATGATAATTTTGTTATTTTTACAAAAGTTTTAGGTATTTTTAGCAAAGAAGAGTTTATCGAAGAAGCAAATTCCGGAGAAGAGGTAGAGATAATTTTGGAAGAAACTCCTTTCTACCCAGAAGGCGGGGGGCAGGTTGGAGATACGGGATTAATAGAAACAGAAAGTGTTAAGGTAGAGATTGAGAATACACTGCGCAAGGGAGACCATATTTTGCATCACGGAAAGGTGATTTCGGGTAAGATAAGCTTAAATGATAAGGTTAATGCTAAAATAGATAAGGAGAGAAGGTTGGATATTACGCGTAATCATACCGCAACTCACCTTTTGCAATTTGTTCTACGGGAGGTTTTAGGAGGGCATATTCAACAGTCAGGTTCTCTTGTAGAATCCGAACGTCTCCGTTTTGACTTTTCCCATTTTAAAGCTATAAGCGAAGAGCAACTTGGACGGATAGAAAGTAGGGTTAATGAACTTATCAGAAATAATAATAAACTGGAGTTTGAATTTAAAAATATTGAAGAGGCAAAAAGGAGTGGGGCTTTGGCTTTCTTCGGAGAAAAATATAAGGAGGAAGTAAGGGTAGTAAAAATCGGTGATTATAGTAAGGAATTATGCGGGGGGACGCATGTGAATTACACTGGAGAAATTGGTTTATTTGTCATTATCAGTGAATCTTCAATTGCTCAAGGTGTAAGAAGGATAGAAGCCTTAACGGGAAGAGTGGCGTATAATAGAATAAGCCAGATGTTTGCGCATATAAAGGGAATCTCCTCACGTTATAAAATTAGCGCAGAAGAGGTTTCTAATTATATTGATAATTTACGGGAAAAGTTAACCTCTTTGGAGAAGGAGACGCAAGAATTAAAACTAAAGATTTTTGAAAAAATAGATTTAGGAAAATTGATGGAAGAAGCAAAGGAGTTGGGATGGGTAAAGATAATATTTAAGAGAGTTGATGAACCTGTAGAGATATTGAGGAAATATATAGATATTTTGAAAGAAAAGGCTAAAGAGGATCTCTGTATAATATTTTCCTCTTTGTATGAAGGCAAAGCAACAGTGCTAGTTGGGCTGACGAAAGAAATTACAGGGGTTCTTGAAGCAGGGAAGATAGCCCAGAGGATTTCTTCATTAATTGGTGGTTCGGGTGGAGGAAGGAATGATTTAGCTCAGGCAGGGACAAAGGATGTGGATAAAATTAATTTTATTAATATTGACACTGTTTCTGAGTTGATAAAGGAGTTTAAAAAATGA
- a CDS encoding competence/damage-inducible protein A yields the protein MKAEIISIGTELLLGQLINTNAAYLAEKLAQLGIDVYYQSTVGDNPKRLSFLLKQAFRRSEIIITTGGLGPTVDDITVATIAKTFKCKLIFNEEILSRIEAHFKKRGLKTPPSNKRQAYVPENSHILENSIGTAPGFILDKDKKFIVALPGPPLELKPMFEKKIIPFLKDKTKTKEIIFSKTLKLTGLCESEIAESIKDLLESKPPLTVGIYAHPAEIDLKITAKAKNKKEALRKIAKIEKIIKSRLPNYVFGKDKETLEEVVGKFLAKNKKTLAVAESCTGGLIANRLTNISGSSQYFVLGIVAYSNQEKIKLLKVPEKILEKYGAVSKEVAEIMAKNVRKIAKVDIGLGVTGIAGPKGGSYQKPVGLVYIALSTEDKTMVQEFRFIGDRLDIKLKTSQAALEMVRKRLLNTKTK from the coding sequence ATGAAGGCAGAAATTATCTCTATCGGCACAGAATTACTCTTAGGTCAACTTATTAATACCAACGCTGCCTATTTAGCTGAGAAACTGGCGCAGTTGGGAATAGATGTTTACTATCAATCAACCGTAGGCGACAATCCCAAAAGACTCTCTTTTCTTTTGAAACAAGCTTTTAGACGTTCGGAGATAATCATTACCACCGGTGGTCTTGGTCCTACAGTAGATGACATTACTGTTGCTACCATTGCCAAAACTTTTAAATGTAAACTTATATTCAATGAAGAAATTCTTTCAAGGATAGAAGCACATTTCAAAAAGCGCGGGTTAAAAACTCCTCCCAGTAACAAACGTCAAGCATATGTTCCTGAAAACTCTCATATTTTGGAAAATAGCATAGGAACTGCTCCTGGTTTTATATTGGATAAAGATAAGAAATTTATCGTTGCTTTACCTGGCCCTCCTTTAGAATTAAAACCGATGTTTGAAAAGAAAATTATTCCTTTCTTAAAAGATAAAACCAAGACAAAAGAAATTATCTTCAGCAAAACTTTAAAACTTACTGGTCTCTGCGAATCAGAAATTGCGGAAAGTATAAAAGACCTTTTGGAATCAAAACCTCCTTTAACCGTAGGCATATATGCTCATCCTGCAGAGATAGATTTAAAAATTACTGCCAAAGCAAAAAACAAGAAAGAGGCTTTAAGAAAGATTGCTAAAATTGAGAAAATTATCAAAAGCCGTCTCCCAAATTATGTCTTTGGGAAAGATAAAGAAACCTTGGAGGAAGTGGTGGGAAAATTTTTAGCCAAAAATAAAAAAACTCTGGCGGTAGCGGAGTCTTGCACTGGAGGACTGATTGCCAACCGTCTTACAAATATCTCTGGAAGTTCGCAGTATTTTGTTTTAGGAATAGTCGCTTATTCCAATCAAGAGAAGATTAAATTACTTAAAGTCCCTGAGAAAATTTTAGAAAAATATGGCGCGGTAAGTAAAGAAGTAGCAGAAATCATGGCAAAAAATGTCCGTAAAATAGCAAAAGTAGACATCGGGTTAGGAGTTACAGGAATCGCGGGTCCTAAAGGAGGTTCTTACCAGAAACCGGTGGGTTTGGTCTATATTGCCCTATCTACAGAAGATAAAACGATGGTCCAAGAATTTCGCTTTATCGGAGACAGGTTAGATATAAAACTGAAAACATCACAAGCAGCTTTGGAAATGGTAAGAAAACGCTTACTAAATACAAAAACCAAGTAA
- the hisB gene encoding imidazoleglycerol-phosphate dehydratase HisB — MEKRKASLRRKTKETNISIRLNIDGTGRYQIDTGIGFLNHMLELFSFHGFFDLDIKAKGDLDVDIHHTNEDIGIALAEAFNKALGDKKGIRRFGSSFIPMDETLVQVVLDISGRPNLIIAGVPEQQRDKQKKGYNLNDAKQFLKAFVNTLGINLHIQILYGEDTHHIIEAIFKGLAKALDEASQIEERKRIIPSTKGKI; from the coding sequence ATGGAAAAGCGTAAAGCTTCATTACGAAGAAAGACAAAAGAGACAAACATTTCTATTCGTTTAAACATAGATGGAACGGGTAGATACCAAATAGATACAGGTATTGGTTTTCTAAACCATATGTTAGAATTATTTTCTTTTCATGGATTTTTTGATTTAGATATTAAGGCAAAAGGAGATTTGGATGTGGATATTCATCATACCAACGAAGATATTGGTATAGCTTTAGCCGAGGCATTTAATAAAGCTTTGGGTGATAAGAAAGGTATAAGAAGATTTGGTTCTTCTTTTATTCCCATGGATGAAACACTTGTGCAGGTTGTTTTGGATATTTCCGGAAGGCCGAATCTGATAATTGCTGGAGTCCCAGAGCAACAGCGTGATAAACAGAAAAAAGGCTACAATTTAAATGATGCTAAACAGTTTCTCAAGGCATTTGTTAATACTTTAGGCATTAACCTCCATATTCAGATTCTTTATGGCGAGGATACCCACCATATTATTGAGGCGATATTTAAAGGGTTGGCTAAGGCATTAGATGAGGCTTCACAAATAGAGGAACGTAAGCGAATAATTCCTTCCACTAAGGGGAAAATATAA
- the hisA gene encoding 1-(5-phosphoribosyl)-5-[(5-phosphoribosylamino)methylideneamino]imidazole-4-carboxamide isomerase, with protein MLVIPAIDIKESKVVRLEKGEFDKVSLYSDNPLEVALFWEREGAEILHIVDLEGALLGIPRNLDLIKEIVKNLKIPVQVGGGIRRKEDIVQLLEAGVKRIVMGTRACEDIDWLKTVIEDCPAKIIVSLDIKDGFLATEGWTKKTVIKPEDFVRDLTNLGMDTFILTDIKRDGTLKGIRIDYISEFLSRTNIKVIVAGGVGSLEDLQALRAISDKGVIGVIIGKALYEKKFTFKEARKIAE; from the coding sequence GTGTTAGTAATTCCTGCAATAGACATTAAAGAAAGTAAGGTAGTTCGTTTAGAAAAAGGAGAATTTGATAAAGTATCTCTTTATTCTGATAATCCTCTGGAGGTGGCGCTTTTTTGGGAAAGAGAGGGTGCAGAGATACTTCACATTGTAGACCTGGAGGGAGCATTATTAGGGATTCCTCGAAACTTAGATTTAATTAAGGAAATAGTCAAGAATTTAAAGATTCCTGTACAGGTGGGAGGAGGCATTAGAAGAAAAGAAGATATTGTCCAACTTTTGGAGGCAGGAGTAAAAAGAATCGTGATGGGAACAAGGGCTTGCGAAGATATTGATTGGCTAAAAACGGTAATAGAAGATTGCCCGGCTAAAATTATCGTTAGTTTAGATATTAAGGATGGTTTTTTAGCTACTGAGGGATGGACAAAAAAAACCGTAATTAAACCTGAGGATTTTGTTAGAGATTTAACTAATTTAGGAATGGACACTTTTATTCTTACCGATATTAAAAGAGATGGAACATTAAAGGGGATAAGAATTGATTATATTTCTGAATTCTTATCAAGGACAAATATAAAGGTTATTGTTGCCGGAGGAGTGGGAAGTCTCGAAGACCTCCAGGCACTTAGAGCGATTTCCGATAAGGGGGTAATAGGTGTAATTATCGGAAAGGCACTCTACGAGAAAAAATTTACTTTTAAGGAGGCGAGGAAAATTGCAGAATAA
- the hisD gene encoding histidinol dehydrogenase, with product MRLLKLYSKELEKLINRICLRKKRVEKTVTKIIDNVRNNGDEAVLKYTYKFDRVKLNSRQMRVTEAEISGAFQNIQPEFVTNLKAIIDNVERFYKKRIKKSWRMRSDEGVILGEEVFPLKRVGIYIPAGTAPLISTIYMTVIPARIAGVEEIVLVTPPGKDGFVNPYILVVASLLKVKEIYKMGGAQAIAALALGTKTIKKVDKIVGPGNVYVTEAKRQVFGYVDIDMLAGPSEVVIIANRFSNPAFVVADLKAQAEHVGGTSFLITTSKSLAKLVKKEVDTGYLILVNNLDEAIELANRIAPEHLEILVENPRRIIKKIRNAGCVFVGPYSPVAVGDYVAGPSHVLPTGGSARFFSALGVEDFMKTTHLIIYSKKALEKEKGLIETIAKIERMEKHINSINVRF from the coding sequence ATGAGGCTTTTGAAACTTTATAGTAAAGAGCTGGAGAAATTAATCAACCGTATTTGTCTTCGCAAAAAACGGGTGGAGAAGACAGTAACAAAGATTATTGACAATGTGCGCAACAATGGAGACGAGGCGGTTCTGAAATATACCTATAAGTTCGACAGAGTAAAATTAAACTCTCGGCAGATGCGCGTTACTGAGGCAGAGATAAGCGGAGCGTTTCAGAATATCCAGCCAGAATTTGTAACTAATCTTAAAGCCATCATTGATAACGTAGAGAGATTTTATAAGAAAAGAATAAAGAAATCCTGGCGCATGCGCAGTGATGAAGGAGTAATTTTAGGAGAGGAAGTCTTTCCGCTTAAGAGAGTAGGGATATACATCCCGGCAGGAACCGCGCCTCTGATTTCTACTATTTATATGACGGTTATTCCCGCAAGAATTGCCGGAGTGGAGGAGATTGTTTTGGTTACTCCTCCTGGCAAAGATGGTTTTGTAAACCCTTATATTTTAGTGGTTGCCAGTCTTCTTAAGGTTAAAGAAATTTATAAGATGGGAGGAGCTCAAGCAATTGCCGCTCTTGCTTTAGGAACAAAAACCATAAAAAAGGTGGATAAAATTGTTGGACCAGGTAATGTTTATGTTACGGAAGCAAAACGTCAGGTTTTTGGATATGTGGACATCGATATGCTTGCAGGTCCTTCGGAAGTGGTGATTATTGCAAATAGATTTAGCAATCCGGCTTTCGTCGTTGCGGATTTGAAGGCACAAGCAGAACACGTTGGGGGAACATCTTTCTTAATTACTACTTCTAAAAGTCTGGCGAAGTTGGTAAAAAAAGAAGTAGATACAGGTTATCTTATTCTGGTCAATAATTTAGATGAAGCGATAGAGTTAGCCAACCGCATTGCTCCGGAGCATCTTGAGATTCTTGTAGAGAATCCTCGGCGGATAATCAAGAAGATACGCAATGCGGGATGTGTTTTTGTTGGTCCTTATAGCCCGGTGGCGGTAGGAGATTATGTAGCAGGACCGAGTCACGTATTGCCCACCGGAGGAAGTGCAAGATTCTTTTCTGCTTTGGGGGTTGAAGATTTTATGAAGACAACTCACTTGATCATATATTCCAAAAAAGCTCTCGAGAAGGAAAAAGGCCTTATCGAAACAATTGCCAAGATTGAGAGGATGGAGAAGCATATTAATTCAATAAATGTGAGATTCTAA
- a CDS encoding Do family serine endopeptidase encodes MKVNLNKKTFAGILMMGLIVGLISGVIITARFNFTPQSQALSQGETGDILNALESAFIKVAEEVGPAVVSISTETTEVMKGGDFFFGPFGNDFFDDFFKEFFGEVPRRKFKRMGIGSGVIVHKDGYILTNQHVIEGAQKIMVTLPDGREFKGEVKGVDARGDLAVIKISAHNLPVAKLGNSDGVKIGQWSIAIGNPFGFAINNPKPTVTIGVVSALNRSLPRTSRRDRLYTGLIQTDAAINPGNSGGPLVNIKGEVIGINVAIFSTSGGFQGVGFAIPINTAKAVLQNLIEGKKISYGWLGVNIQDIDEKIMDYMELTDREGVIIAEVLPETPAEKAGLKEGDIIKTYEGEKIKDTNDLLVKVGYTPIGKKIKLGIIRDKKEINIEVVVGERPEEFETAKGKASAGSWRGMEVETLTSEEAKRRNLGISRGVIIVKVEEDSPAEEAGLSEGDVILSINNIPIKNVEDYQKVIDSVKGDCLVRTQRGFVVLKEK; translated from the coding sequence ATGAAGGTAAATTTAAATAAAAAGACTTTTGCCGGAATTTTAATGATGGGATTGATTGTAGGATTAATTAGTGGGGTTATTATTACCGCGAGATTCAATTTTACGCCACAGAGCCAAGCTCTTTCTCAGGGAGAGACAGGTGATATTCTAAACGCTTTAGAGAGTGCTTTCATCAAAGTTGCCGAAGAGGTAGGACCTGCGGTAGTAAGTATTAGCACAGAAACTACCGAGGTGATGAAAGGAGGAGATTTCTTTTTTGGACCTTTTGGAAATGATTTCTTTGATGATTTCTTTAAGGAGTTTTTCGGAGAGGTTCCACGGAGAAAATTCAAGCGTATGGGAATTGGGTCGGGAGTAATTGTGCATAAAGACGGTTATATTCTTACCAATCAGCATGTGATTGAAGGGGCGCAAAAGATTATGGTTACTTTGCCTGATGGTAGAGAATTTAAAGGCGAAGTTAAGGGAGTGGATGCACGAGGAGACCTGGCGGTGATTAAGATTAGTGCCCATAATCTTCCGGTGGCAAAATTAGGAAATTCTGATGGAGTTAAAATTGGACAGTGGTCAATTGCTATTGGTAATCCTTTTGGATTTGCAATTAATAATCCTAAACCGACTGTAACTATAGGAGTGGTTAGTGCTTTAAATCGTTCCCTACCGCGCACCAGTCGGCGTGACCGTCTCTATACAGGGTTGATCCAGACCGATGCTGCCATTAATCCAGGCAATAGCGGAGGCCCTCTAGTTAACATCAAAGGAGAGGTAATTGGTATCAATGTCGCTATATTTTCTACCAGTGGTGGATTTCAAGGGGTGGGGTTTGCTATTCCTATAAATACTGCCAAAGCGGTCTTACAGAATTTAATTGAAGGTAAAAAAATCTCTTATGGTTGGTTAGGAGTGAACATTCAAGATATCGACGAAAAGATTATGGATTATATGGAATTGACAGATAGAGAAGGAGTGATTATTGCCGAGGTTTTACCTGAAACTCCTGCAGAAAAAGCAGGTTTAAAGGAAGGAGATATTATAAAAACTTATGAAGGGGAAAAGATTAAGGATACCAATGATTTGTTGGTCAAGGTGGGATATACTCCTATAGGCAAGAAAATAAAATTGGGTATAATCCGAGATAAAAAAGAAATAAATATCGAAGTAGTGGTGGGAGAAAGACCGGAAGAATTTGAAACTGCAAAAGGTAAGGCTTCTGCTGGGAGTTGGAGGGGGATGGAAGTGGAGACTTTAACTTCTGAGGAAGCAAAGCGGAGGAATTTGGGAATATCACGGGGAGTGATTATTGTTAAAGTTGAAGAAGATAGCCCTGCAGAAGAAGCAGGTCTTAGTGAAGGTGACGTAATTTTATCCATTAACAATATCCCCATCAAAAATGTGGAGGATTATCAGAAAGTGATCGATTCTGTCAAGGGAGATTGTTTGGTTCGGACGCAAAGAGGATTTGTGGTTTTGAAGGAGAAATAG
- the hisI gene encoding phosphoribosyl-AMP cyclohydrolase, whose translation MQNKLRIIQVKKGLKSFLKELKFDEKGLIPAVIQDFKTGEVLMVAYMNRSSLSKTIEAGKTHFWSRSRNKLWLKGETSGNFQIVKKIFYDCDGDCLLFKIKQVGGVACHTGNRSCFFREFKPKVKEQK comes from the coding sequence TTGCAGAATAAGTTACGGATTATACAGGTAAAAAAAGGATTAAAATCGTTTCTCAAAGAATTGAAATTTGATGAAAAAGGGCTTATACCCGCAGTTATTCAAGATTTTAAAACAGGCGAAGTGCTGATGGTGGCTTATATGAACAGGTCTTCTTTGAGCAAAACAATTGAAGCCGGAAAAACTCATTTTTGGAGTCGCTCAAGGAATAAACTTTGGTTGAAGGGAGAAACTTCGGGGAATTTTCAGATAGTTAAAAAGATATTCTATGATTGTGACGGTGATTGTTTATTGTTTAAAATAAAACAGGTGGGAGGGGTTGCTTGCCATACGGGAAACCGTTCCTGCTTCTTCAGAGAATTTAAGCCTAAAGTTAAAGAGCAGAAATAA
- the recA gene encoding recombinase RecA, which translates to MAEIKAKEEKKEVKTEKDRALDLALAQIEKQFGKGSIMRLGQETKLEVAFIPTGSIALDYALGIGGVPRGRVVEIFGPESSGKTTLALSIISQTQRTGGVAAFIDAEHALDPTYAKKVGVNLDDLLISQPDTGEQALEIAETLVRSNAVDVIVIDSVAALVPRAEIEGEMGDQLVGLQARLMSQAMRKLTAAISKSKTCVIFINQIREKIGIMFGNPETTPGGRALKFYASVRIDLRRQETIKSGDNILGSRVKAKVVKNKVAPPFHEASFDIYYEEGISKESGIIDLGTELGIIEKSGAWLVYGDKKLGQGKDNARIFLKENAKVSQEIETKIRERIEATS; encoded by the coding sequence ATGGCAGAAATAAAAGCTAAAGAAGAAAAAAAAGAGGTAAAGACAGAGAAGGACCGTGCTTTAGATTTAGCCCTTGCGCAGATTGAGAAACAATTTGGTAAAGGTTCTATTATGCGCTTGGGTCAGGAGACAAAATTAGAAGTTGCTTTTATTCCTACGGGGTCGATAGCTCTTGACTATGCCTTAGGTATCGGCGGTGTTCCGCGAGGAAGAGTAGTAGAAATTTTTGGTCCTGAATCTTCAGGTAAAACTACACTTGCTTTAAGCATTATTAGTCAGACACAGCGCACAGGAGGGGTGGCCGCTTTTATCGATGCGGAACATGCTCTCGACCCCACCTACGCAAAAAAAGTGGGGGTAAATCTGGATGATTTGTTGATTTCTCAGCCCGATACAGGAGAGCAGGCTTTAGAGATTGCCGAAACTTTGGTGCGTTCCAATGCGGTAGATGTTATTGTGATTGATTCGGTAGCAGCACTGGTTCCCCGCGCGGAGATCGAAGGCGAAATGGGGGACCAACTTGTTGGCCTACAGGCAAGACTTATGTCCCAGGCAATGCGTAAGCTTACTGCTGCCATTAGCAAGTCCAAGACGTGTGTTATTTTTATTAACCAAATAAGAGAAAAGATTGGGATTATGTTTGGTAATCCTGAGACTACTCCGGGAGGAAGGGCTTTGAAATTTTATGCTTCCGTGAGAATAGATTTGAGGAGACAAGAAACTATAAAATCAGGTGATAATATTTTGGGGAGTAGGGTTAAGGCAAAGGTGGTGAAGAATAAAGTTGCTCCTCCTTTTCATGAGGCAAGTTTTGATATCTACTATGAAGAGGGAATCTCTAAAGAGAGTGGAATTATTGATTTAGGTACAGAACTTGGGATAATTGAAAAATCAGGTGCTTGGCTGGTGTATGGAGATAAGAAATTAGGTCAAGGTAAGGATAATGCGCGGATTTTTTTGAAAGAAAATGCCAAAGTTTCCCAAGAAATTGAGACAAAGATAAGAGAGCGGATAGAAGCTACTTCTTGA